From Plectropomus leopardus isolate mb unplaced genomic scaffold, YSFRI_Pleo_2.0 unplaced_scaffold7713, whole genome shotgun sequence, the proteins below share one genomic window:
- the LOC121940156 gene encoding mitogen-activated protein kinase kinase kinase kinase 5-like — MYEHNQYYPKMKNEKSFMYFPSCLSMQVYFKKIFHGCPLKINCSTTWENPATKDQHLIVGAEEGIYTLNLSSSEATMELVGLLSLTKPEQNGFIPFKNVEIRY, encoded by the exons ATGTATGAACACAATCaatattatccaaaaatgaagaatgaaaagagctTCATGTATTTCCCCTCCTGTCTCTCCATGCAGGTCTACTTTAAAAAGATCTTCCACGGCTGTCCTCTTAAAATAAACTGCTCGACCACGTGGGAGAACCCGGCGACAAAAG acCAGCACCTGATTGTCGGGGCAGAGGAGGGGATCTACACCCTGAACCTGAGCAGCTCTGAGGCCACAATGGAGCTGGTAGGACTTTTATCACTGaccaaacctgagcaaaatggctttaTTCCGTTCAAAAACGTGGAAATAAGGTactga